The window TTGGGGCTCTTTTTGACACCATACCCACACTGCTTTAATCAACAGGCCGCATCATCTTTTTTGGCCAACTGAACGCAACCGTCCACGGTCTTTTTTATCTCCGCTCTCGCGCACCACTGGAGCCAACCCAAGATATGATACGAATTCCTCACCACGGCGGAGCCGTGTTGAATGGAACAACTCAGCGGCAAAAGTAGCTGCTGTAACGTTACCAACACCACATGCTGTTTTTAGGCGTTTGATGCACTGCTGTTGACCACAAGTAATCGATTGGGCGTGGATTTGTGAATCTACTTGAGCCTGTTCAGCTGAGAAAAACTCTAACGCCCGCAGGTGG of the Magnetococcus sp. PR-3 genome contains:
- a CDS encoding transposase, encoding MRQTLNSHLRALEFFSAEQAQVDSQIHAQSITCGQQQCIKRLKTACGVGNVTAATFAAELFHSTRLRRGEEFVSYLGLAPVVRESGDKKDRGRLRSVGQKR